CGCGGCGCGTCTGGACCTGGCCTCGGTGTTCTTCTACAACGGTTCGATCATGCCCGGCAAGGCCAAGCTGACCGACGGCACCGAAAAGGAAGTCACCATCATCGACGCCTTCGAGGCGGTCGGTGCGTGCGCACGCGGTCTGATGTCGCGTGAGGACGTCGACATCATCGAACGCGCCATCTGTCCGGGCGAAGGAGCCTGTGGCGGTATGTACACCGCCAACACCATGGCCAGCGCCGCCGAGGCACTCGGCATGTCGTTGCCGGGCAGTGCTTCTCCCGTCGCCATCGACAAGCGTCGCGAGGAGTACGCACGCAAGTCCGGGGAGGCCGTCGTCGAGATGTTGCGCCGCGGGATAACCGCGCGCGACATCCTCACCAAGGAGGCCTTCGAGAACGCCATCGCCGTGGTGATGGCGTTCGGCGGGTCCACCAATGCGGTTTTGCACCTGCTGGCCATCGCCCGTGAGGCAGAGGTGCCGCTGTCCCTGGATGACTTCACCCGCATCGGCCACAAGGTTCCGCACCTGGCCGACGTGAAGCCCTTCGGCCGTCACGTGATGAAGGACGTCGACGAGATCGGTGGCGTGCCCGTGGTGATGCGCGCGCTCCTGGACGCGGGCCTGCTGCACGGCGACTGCCTGACGGTCACCGGCAAGACCATGGCCGAGAATCTCGCACACATCGCGCCGCCGGACCCGGATGGCAAGGTGTTGCGCGCCATGAACAACCCGATCCACCCGACAGGTGGCATCACCATCCTGCACGGCACACTGGCGCCGGAGGGCGCCGTGGTCAAGTCGGCGGGTTTCGAGTCCGATGTTTTCGAGGGCACTGCAAGGGTTTTCGAGCGGGAGCGGGCAGCACTCGACGCCTTGGAGGATGGCACCATCACGCACGGCGACGTCGTCGTCATCCGCTACGAGGGCCCCAAGGGCGGGCCCGGTATGCGCGAGATGCTGGCCATCACCGGTGCGATCAAGGGTGCCGGCCTCGGCAAGGACGTGCTGCTGATGACGGACGGCCGATTCTCCGGCGGTACCACCGGTCTGTGCGTCGGGCATATCGCGCCTGAGGCCGTCGACGGTGGCCCCATCGCATTCGTCAAGGACGGTGACCGTATCCGCCTCGACGTTGCCAACGGAAAGCTGGATCTCCTGGTCGACGAGTCCGAAATTGCCTCGCGCCGTGAGGGATTCGAACCGCTGCCGCCGCGGTACAAGACCGGGGTGCTGGCCAAGTACACCAAGCTGGTGCAGTCGGCTGCTGTCGGAGCGGTCTGCGGCTAAGCCTTCCGGCCTCTCTTGAGCGCGGGATGGCTACGCGCCACCATCCGGGTGAGTAATCCGCGCGGAAGCAGATGGTTGGCGGCTGCGCCGATGCGGTTGGCCAGACCGGGCACGATCACCGTCTTGCCCGCTGTCAATCCATCGACCGCCGTCCTGGCAACGGTCGCCGCGTCCACCCACATGACCTTGGGCATCGCGGCTTCGGCGTCCTCGTCGGAGATTCCCACCGCCGCACCGAATCCCGTCTTCACCGGACCCGGACACAGCGTGGCGGCGCGGACGCCTGTCCCGCGCAGCTCTTCATTCAGCGCGTGGGTGTAGGAGACCACGAATGCCTTCGCGGCCCCATAGGCGGCTTGCCCGGGCAGCGGGCCGAAGGCGCCGACCGAGCCGAGGTTGAGCACGACCCCTCTGCCGCGTGCCACCATCTGCGGCACAAAGCGCGAGCAGAGATCCACCACCGCACTGACGTCCACCTCCACCAGGTTGAGCTCGGCGGCGGGGTCGGATTCGGCCACGGGCCCCGCCGTACTCAGCCCGGCATTGTTGACCAGCACGTCAACCGCGAGTCCAAGCCGCGCCACGCGCTGAGGCAATTGACCGCGCTCCTGGGCATTCGAAAGATCAACGGGCAGTACGTGAGCAGACTGTCCCAGGCTCTCGGCCAGCCCACGTAGCCGATCGGCACGCCGCGCCACCAGCACCACGGGATAACCACGCCGGGCGAATTCTCGTGCGAGTTCTTCGCCAATGCCCGATGAGGCTCCGGTGATCAAGACTGCGGCGTCGGCGCGCGGGGAGGGAAGCACCTACTGAGCCTATGTCGCTGGCGATGCGGCGACATCAGAAATCTTCGGCGCTACGGGAGGCGTGCGGGATCTCGGTAACGCTGCACGTTCCGAGCGATTTCCCCGGGTTCTGGCAGTGGCTCCTCGCTATCGAGGTAGACACCGCCCGCACGCAAGCTGTCCTCCACGATGAGCCAGATGCGCCGAACCAGGCTCTCGATCAACCGTTCTTGTGAGGTCTGCCCTGGCTGGTCCAACCAGTAACTCACCGAGGTCTCGGCCATCCCGACAATGCCCATCGCCAGCAGCTCGGCATCGGTGTCAACCCCGAACGCTTCGAGGTACACCGCAAATACCCGCGAAAGATGCAGTCCTGCAGACATTTTGATATCGGCAATGGCATCGGGCGCATCCGAGCCCTCCGAAAGTGAGCATCGCGCAAGATACCGATACAGGTTGCGGTGCCCAACCAGGAAACGGACGTACGCACCGATACCTGCCTCGATGATCTGTGCCATCGAGCCGAGCGGCTGCCATACGGGTGCAAGCTCAGCGATGATCATGTCGCCGGCCCGCCGAGCCACGGCGCGCTGTAAGTCCGCGGCGCCGTCGAAGTGCCGGTAGAGCTTTGTTCGGGTGACCCCCACATAGACCGCGATCTGCTCCGTGGACGTCTGCGGACCGTGCTCGGCAATGGCGGCAAGGGCGGCCTCGACGAACTCGGCCCGGCGCCGTTCGCGCTGGCCATCCCACCTGCCAGCTGGGAGTTCTTGGCTGTCGGGCTGCACGAAGCTCACTCTAGCAATGGGGTGGTACGTCACGTACCATGTGACCCACCGAACACATCACCACCCGACTTCGATTAGAGCGCGAGCTGACATCCATGACCGACGTACAGATCGAATCCCCCGTCGACCAAGCCCTGCAGGACTTGACCGAAGGCGAAAAGGCCTGGGCCAAAACCTCGTTGGCAGATCGTTTGCGCTTGTTGGCGGACACCCGCCAGCGCGTGATCGACAATGCGCACCAGTGGGTGCAGGCGGCGGCATTCCAGATCAAGAAGCTCGACCCGGAATCTCCCCTGGTCGGCGAGGAATGGATCTCGGGCCCGTACGCCGTGGCGGGGGCCATCGCTTCCCTGATCGCCAGCCTGGAGCAGCTCCAAGCTGGGCAAAGCCCGCTTCAAGGCGCCGAATTCGGTGTCACTCCCGGCGGTCGTACGACGGTTTCGGTGTTGCCGCTCAACATCTTCGACAAGCTGCTGCTGTCCGGGTTCAGCGCTGAGCTGTGGTTGCAGCCCGGCGTGGATAAGGCCGAGGCGTTGCGCACAGCCGGCCTGGCGCAGCGTGACCCCAGCCGCACCCAAGGTGTCGGCGCGGTGCTCGGCGCAGGCAACATAACCTCGATCGCGCCCCTGGACACCCTGTACGAACTTTTCGCGAATAACCGCGTGGTGGCCCTCAAGCTCAACCCCATCACCGATCCACTGCTGCCGGTGTTCACCCAGGTGCTGCAGCCCTTCATCGCGATCGGCGCGGTACGCATCCTGACCGGCGGCGCCGATGTCGGCACCTATCTGGTGCACCATCAGCTGGTCGATCACGTCCATATGACCGGCAGCTCGGTCACCCACGACGCGATCGTGTTCGGCACCGGCGAGGAAGGCGCGCAGCGCAAGGCCGCCAACCAGCCGGTCCTGGACAAGGCCATCACCAGCGAACTCGGCGGGGTTTCGCCGACCATCGTGGTACCCGGCCAGTGGAGCTCCTCCGATATCGAGTTCCAGACCCGGCACATCGCCACCCAGCGGTTACACAACAACGGCTACAACTGCATCGCCTCGCAGGTCGTGGTGCTCTCGAAGGCATGGCCGCAGCGCCAAGAGTTCCTCGCCGCGCTGCGCAAGGCCGTCGACGAGGCGCCGTCCCGTCCTGCCTACTACCCCGGTTCAGATGACCGGGTGGCCGGTGCGCAACAGTCCTACCCCGACGCCGAGCGCCTCGGACAGAACGGCGCGCGCGTGCTCGTGGTCGATCCGGAGGACCGCACGGCTCTGCTGCGTACCGAGTACTTCGGGCCCGTCCTGGGCGTCATCGAACTCGATGTCGCCAATGACCCGGACGGAGCCCTCTTCCTGCAGGAGGCCGCACGGGTGGCCAATGACGAGTTCGTCGGAACGCTCGGCGTGAACGTGCTCGCGCACCCCGACACCATCAAGGCGCTGGGATCGCATTTCGACACCTTGGTCGAAGACCTGCGGTACGGCACCGTCGCGATCAACGCCTGGACCGGGGTGGGATATCTGACCCCCTCCGCGACGTGGGGCGCATTCCCCGGCCACGTGCTCAACGACGTACAAAGCGGGATCGGCGTGGTACACAACGGCTTCCTGGTCGAGAAGCCGGAACGTACCGTGGTCCGCGGCCCCTTCCGGCCGTTCCCTCGGTCCTTTGCACATGGCGAATGGGCCCTGTCCCCGAAGCCACCGTGGTTCGTGAGCAATGCCACAGCGGCGGGCACCGGCGAACTGCTGGTGGACTTCGCCGGTAAGCCCAGCCTGCTGAAAGTGCCTCGGATCTTCATCTCCGCGCTACGCGGCTGAGGTCTTACGACGGCCACCTGACGGTGGTCGTCGGGGTGAATATCCTCGTGGGACTAATTCGCGGGGACTTAGGCGTAGGAAACCGCCATGGTGTGGGTGGTTTAGGCGGCACATAGGCGAAAATATCGATGAAGTACGCGATTCCGCCGACGAGGCTGACCAGACCACACACAAGCAAGATCAAATCCCACGGATCGAATGTCGCCGTGCCCGATTCCGCGGCCATGTACACGTACAACACCCGGATAAACACGATGATCAACGAAGCTCCGCCGATCACGGCGAAAATCGAGAAGCACGTGTACAGAAGGGCCTTGTGATGGGAGCCGCCTGCGTAAGCGACGGCGTTGCCCCAGCGACTGGCCATGAGCGTGCCCAAGCCGAGTATGGCCGGGACACTAACACCGACGACGATTTTCCCGAGCACATCGCGATAGTCGACAAGCGCCATTACCGACTCCTTCGGCCGCGACGACAGCGGGTTAGGTGTTAATACCACGCGATTCACGCCCGCGACTCAAAATCCAGGAAACGGGCGTACCCTCACGGAAGTGACTCTCTCCCAATCAGTGTGGACCGACACCGACCAGTACCTGGAGCGCACAGTCGCTACCGATGCCGCCGAGCTGGACCATATTCGGCAGGCACAAGACGACGGTGGCCTGCCGGATATCGCGGTATCGGCCACTCAGGGCAAATTCCTGTACCTGTTGGCGACGATCGCCAAGGCCAGCCGCGTGCTGGAGATCGGCACGCTCGGCGGGTACAGCACCGCGTGGCTGGCCAAGGCGGTCGGACCCGAGGGCGCCGTCGTGACGCTCGAGTACGAGCCCAAGCATGCCGCCGTGGCTCAGGCGAGCCTGGAGCGCGCCGGACTGGCCGAACAGGTCGAGATCTTGGTGGGTAGCGCCCTCGACAATCTTCCGTCGGTCCAGGGGCCGTTCGATCTGGTCTTCATCGACGCCGACAAGGCCAACAATCCCAACTACCTGGGCTGGGCATTACGACTGACCACGGCGGGGTCGGTCATCGTGGTAGACAACGTGATTCGCTGGATCTCCGAAGACGGACCGAACGCCGAGGGGACGCGGGACGCGCTGGAACTACTGGGGTCCAACCCACGCCTTGATGCCACCGCGCTGCAGACGGTGGGCGTCAAGGGCTGGGACGGGCTGGCGATCGCCGTCGTGCGTTAGCGCGCTCCCTCGCGGGCATAGACGGTGCGCAGAACGAACTCCACCTCCGGCCCCATGGCCAGCCCCGCCAGTTCCGGATAAAGGGCCACGAAATCGTGCCCGTGCGCCGGAGCGTCGTGCGGGCACAGGTGATGCGCCAGCTCATGCAGGATCACCAGTTCACGCATGGCCCAGGCGCTTCCGTTGCGATCGTCGGGAACGGCGATGGCCGCCCGGTCTCCATCACGCTCGTAATGGGCGGCCGTCGCTCCCCGCCGGGCACGCACCGTGACGGGTCCGGCAGACCATCTGGTCGCGACGAGGGCCAGCACGTCGTCGACGTAACGCTGCACCGATTCGACCGACGCGAACCGCGCTTCGGGCGGCAGGGTCAACCTGGTGCCGAAGAAATCGATATCCCGTTGGCTGTGGCTGGCCGCGCGCTCGAACATGGTGCGCACAAACTCTTCGGCCGCGTATACCTTGGCGCGCTGGGTGTCACGCGGATGAGCCGTCCGCGTGACGGCATCCGACTGAGGCCGTGACTGATCGCTCAGTTCTGCTCCAATGCGCCACGCGCACCTGCCAGTTCGGGACTGTTCCCAAGCCTCGCCCGGCGGCCCGCACGATCACCCGCACGCCGGGCGTGTGAGGAATAACCGGCCTGTGCGCTCACCGCACGCCACTGACCGCGGGCCGTCGAGGCACCCTTGTAGAAGTCTCGCAGCTCGATGTCTTTGTCACGCAATACCAGTTCGGTTCCCGTGCCCCGTTTCTCGGTCTTGACCGCCTCGGCGCGCGCCTCCTGCCGCGCGTCGGCCAGCCGCTGCCCCACCCGTGTACCGAAGGCCAGCTGGAAGTTCAGGCGGGCCGTGATCGTCGGCGTGGGCCGGTGCGCACCCGAACCGATGTACGTATCCGAGGCCCTGACCATCTGGACCACCAAACTGGCGTAGAGCGCGTGGACGGCGTCGATGTCCTCGGCGAAGCCATAGGCATATACGTACGTCGAGTTTGATGCGACATCACACGTGACGTCATTGGCGCCGGCGATCAACGCGAACAGGTTGACGTAGGTCCGCAGGCCACGGGTGCCCGCCTCACCGATGGTGATGGTGCGCTGGGTGGGCCGCGCCTGGGCGTCTCGTTTGGCCGAGTGCGCACGGGCGACCGCCAGGTCGATCGAGGTCGCGGTGGCAAGGCGCTGCGCCGCCGCCATGAAGGCCTCGGCTTCATGGGCGTTGTCCGTGCCCTCGGCCTGGCGGAGCAGTGCGGCGATCCGCGAGAGCTGCTTGTCCTCTGTCACGAAGGCCAGATTAGGCGAGCGCGGGGACATGCGACCGCGGCAAGCATCACCCCCACTTCTGACAACCTCTGTTGTCAAGTCGTTCGAGTTGTGTTTCGATAGCCGCACATGAGACATACGGAGATACCGGAGGCCGCGTGACCATTCAGGAAAATGCAGTACTGCCTGCGGCTTACGCGGAAAACCTCGCACATCCCGCACCCGCACACACAGGGCTGCGCAACACCCTGCGCCGTTGGACGGGATTCGATCTCACCCCATCCGAAGAGGTAGTCCGCCAATACGGGGCCGGCCTGTGGATAACCGATCCGGTCGCCGAGAGCTTCGTTGAGGAGGTCTACTACGGGGAGATCGGCCCGGAGCGCGGTCGCGCGTTACTGGAGCGCGCGCTCAGCGAGGGAATCGACGCCGTCGAGGAGGCACCGGAGTCGATGCGGGCGTTGTTCGCCGAATTCGACACGCTGCCACCGTGGGCCGATCCGCAGCTCATCGAGGCCGGTGCTGCCGTGTGGCGGCGGTGGGGCTATGACATGGGCTCCATCGCCAACGCCGGCACCATGGACACCTACACCGAGGGCTGGCTGGCGACCCCCTTGTCGCTGGCCGGTGGTTATGCGGGCCAGGGCGCGATGCACCGGCATCTCGAGACCAGCCGGTGGTGGCTGGAATGCGCACGACCCGGCGCCGCCCTGGATCGATACTCGGTTGCCCGGCAGATCACCATGAAGATCCGCGTCATGCATGTCTCGGTACGCCGCGGGGTGCGCAAGCATCCCGAGTGGCGCCGCGAGCAATGGGGCGAGCCCATCAGCCAATCAGAGATGCTGCTGACACTTATCGCCGGCAGCGTGGCGCCCGGGCTCGGCCTGTGGGCGGTCGGCTATCTCACCACACGATCGGAAATGATTGCGGCCCTGCATTTTTGTCGATACCTGGGATACCTGCTCGGGGTGCGCTGTGATGACATCTATCCCGAGACAGTCGCCGATGCGGTACGGATCCTGTACCACTTCGACGCCACCCGCGCCTACGACGGCGGTGACGCCTCACGTGAACTCGTGGAGTCCTTCGTCCCGTCGTTCACGCCGAGTCCCGACTCATCACCGGCCAATCGGCTCCGGGGCCTGTTCCATCTGCAACTGCAGGCGGGTTTCACACGGCTGTTCATGCTGCCGTGGAACCGCCGGCTCTATCGGATTCCCAATGGCTGGCTGGGCACCGCGGCACTCGTCGCCCGTGCCCCGCTTGTCGCCGCGATCGAGCTGGCGCGCCATGCCGTCCCGGCGGTAGACCAGCGCTGGCAGCGGGGCAAGATGCGGCGCTGGGAGCACTGGATCGACTGGCAGTCCGGCGCCCACACCCACGACTTCCAAGACCTGTCCGCCATGCGGCGGTAGCGGCGGCCGCGCGTCAGAGCCGGGCGTCGATCCAGGACAGTACCTCGTCGAGCACGAGGTCCTTCTCGAACTCGTTGAAGATCTCGTGGTACAGGCCCTTCCAGATCTTCAGCGTCGCATCGGGCGCGGACTCGGACAGCCACACGCTGCCTTCGGGCGCGGTCAGCCGGTCGTCTCCTCCGTGCATCGTCAGCACCGGGCGCCGCAGACCGGCAGCGCGCTGCCGCATCGTCTTCCCCACCCCCAGCAAGGCCCGGCCGATGCCCGCGGGCACCCGACCGTGATGCACCAGCGGATCAGCGTTGTATGCGGCAATGATCGCCGGGTCATGGGAGATCGCGTTGACATCGAGCTTCTGCACCGGCAGCCCGGGCGCCAGACGCCCCACCACCGGAGCCACCAGCGTCAGCACGTACGGCAATCCGACCTGCGCGGCAATCGCAGGCCCCGAGAGCACCATCAGGTCGTAACGGTCCTGGTGGTCCACACCGTAGGCGAAGACGATGCCACCGCCCATGCTGTGCCCGAGCACAATTCGCTTGAGGTCGGGGTACTCGCGTGCCGCGATGTCCA
This genomic window from Mycobacteroides chelonae contains:
- the ilvD gene encoding dihydroxy-acid dehydratase, producing the protein MSAHDAPDIKPRSRDVTDGLEKTAARGMLRAVGMGDDDWVKPQIGVGSSWNEITPCNMSLQRLAQSVKEGVHAAGGYPLEFGTISVSDGISMGHEGMHFSLVSREVIADSVETVMQAERLDGSVLLAGCDKSIPGMLMAAARLDLASVFFYNGSIMPGKAKLTDGTEKEVTIIDAFEAVGACARGLMSREDVDIIERAICPGEGACGGMYTANTMASAAEALGMSLPGSASPVAIDKRREEYARKSGEAVVEMLRRGITARDILTKEAFENAIAVVMAFGGSTNAVLHLLAIAREAEVPLSLDDFTRIGHKVPHLADVKPFGRHVMKDVDEIGGVPVVMRALLDAGLLHGDCLTVTGKTMAENLAHIAPPDPDGKVLRAMNNPIHPTGGITILHGTLAPEGAVVKSAGFESDVFEGTARVFERERAALDALEDGTITHGDVVVIRYEGPKGGPGMREMLAITGAIKGAGLGKDVLLMTDGRFSGGTTGLCVGHIAPEAVDGGPIAFVKDGDRIRLDVANGKLDLLVDESEIASRREGFEPLPPRYKTGVLAKYTKLVQSAAVGAVCG
- a CDS encoding SDR family NAD(P)-dependent oxidoreductase is translated as MLPSPRADAAVLITGASSGIGEELAREFARRGYPVVLVARRADRLRGLAESLGQSAHVLPVDLSNAQERGQLPQRVARLGLAVDVLVNNAGLSTAGPVAESDPAAELNLVEVDVSAVVDLCSRFVPQMVARGRGVVLNLGSVGAFGPLPGQAAYGAAKAFVVSYTHALNEELRGTGVRAATLCPGPVKTGFGAAVGISDEDAEAAMPKVMWVDAATVARTAVDGLTAGKTVIVPGLANRIGAAANHLLPRGLLTRMVARSHPALKRGRKA
- a CDS encoding TetR/AcrR family transcriptional regulator; this translates as MSFVQPDSQELPAGRWDGQRERRRAEFVEAALAAIAEHGPQTSTEQIAVYVGVTRTKLYRHFDGAADLQRAVARRAGDMIIAELAPVWQPLGSMAQIIEAGIGAYVRFLVGHRNLYRYLARCSLSEGSDAPDAIADIKMSAGLHLSRVFAVYLEAFGVDTDAELLAMGIVGMAETSVSYWLDQPGQTSQERLIESLVRRIWLIVEDSLRAGGVYLDSEEPLPEPGEIARNVQRYRDPARLP
- a CDS encoding aldehyde dehydrogenase family protein, translated to MTDVQIESPVDQALQDLTEGEKAWAKTSLADRLRLLADTRQRVIDNAHQWVQAAAFQIKKLDPESPLVGEEWISGPYAVAGAIASLIASLEQLQAGQSPLQGAEFGVTPGGRTTVSVLPLNIFDKLLLSGFSAELWLQPGVDKAEALRTAGLAQRDPSRTQGVGAVLGAGNITSIAPLDTLYELFANNRVVALKLNPITDPLLPVFTQVLQPFIAIGAVRILTGGADVGTYLVHHQLVDHVHMTGSSVTHDAIVFGTGEEGAQRKAANQPVLDKAITSELGGVSPTIVVPGQWSSSDIEFQTRHIATQRLHNNGYNCIASQVVVLSKAWPQRQEFLAALRKAVDEAPSRPAYYPGSDDRVAGAQQSYPDAERLGQNGARVLVVDPEDRTALLRTEYFGPVLGVIELDVANDPDGALFLQEAARVANDEFVGTLGVNVLAHPDTIKALGSHFDTLVEDLRYGTVAINAWTGVGYLTPSATWGAFPGHVLNDVQSGIGVVHNGFLVEKPERTVVRGPFRPFPRSFAHGEWALSPKPPWFVSNATAAGTGELLVDFAGKPSLLKVPRIFISALRG
- a CDS encoding O-methyltransferase, which codes for MTLSQSVWTDTDQYLERTVATDAAELDHIRQAQDDGGLPDIAVSATQGKFLYLLATIAKASRVLEIGTLGGYSTAWLAKAVGPEGAVVTLEYEPKHAAVAQASLERAGLAEQVEILVGSALDNLPSVQGPFDLVFIDADKANNPNYLGWALRLTTAGSVIVVDNVIRWISEDGPNAEGTRDALELLGSNPRLDATALQTVGVKGWDGLAIAVVR
- a CDS encoding TIGR04338 family metallohydrolase gives rise to the protein MSDQSRPQSDAVTRTAHPRDTQRAKVYAAEEFVRTMFERAASHSQRDIDFFGTRLTLPPEARFASVESVQRYVDDVLALVATRWSAGPVTVRARRGATAAHYERDGDRAAIAVPDDRNGSAWAMRELVILHELAHHLCPHDAPAHGHDFVALYPELAGLAMGPEVEFVLRTVYAREGAR
- a CDS encoding DUF2786 domain-containing protein; the encoded protein is MTEDKQLSRIAALLRQAEGTDNAHEAEAFMAAAQRLATATSIDLAVARAHSAKRDAQARPTQRTITIGEAGTRGLRTYVNLFALIAGANDVTCDVASNSTYVYAYGFAEDIDAVHALYASLVVQMVRASDTYIGSGAHRPTPTITARLNFQLAFGTRVGQRLADARQEARAEAVKTEKRGTGTELVLRDKDIELRDFYKGASTARGQWRAVSAQAGYSSHARRAGDRAGRRARLGNSPELAGARGALEQN
- a CDS encoding oxygenase MpaB family protein, whose protein sequence is MTIQENAVLPAAYAENLAHPAPAHTGLRNTLRRWTGFDLTPSEEVVRQYGAGLWITDPVAESFVEEVYYGEIGPERGRALLERALSEGIDAVEEAPESMRALFAEFDTLPPWADPQLIEAGAAVWRRWGYDMGSIANAGTMDTYTEGWLATPLSLAGGYAGQGAMHRHLETSRWWLECARPGAALDRYSVARQITMKIRVMHVSVRRGVRKHPEWRREQWGEPISQSEMLLTLIAGSVAPGLGLWAVGYLTTRSEMIAALHFCRYLGYLLGVRCDDIYPETVADAVRILYHFDATRAYDGGDASRELVESFVPSFTPSPDSSPANRLRGLFHLQLQAGFTRLFMLPWNRRLYRIPNGWLGTAALVARAPLVAAIELARHAVPAVDQRWQRGKMRRWEHWIDWQSGAHTHDFQDLSAMRR
- a CDS encoding alpha/beta hydrolase, with the translated sequence MQRAFDGADNVRIVYDTWTPERPPRAVVVLSHGFGEHARRYDHVAQRFNDAGYLVYALDHRGHGRSGGKRVYLRDISEYTDDFGTLVDIAAREYPDLKRIVLGHSMGGGIVFAYGVDHQDRYDLMVLSGPAIAAQVGLPYVLTLVAPVVGRLAPGLPVQKLDVNAISHDPAIIAAYNADPLVHHGRVPAGIGRALLGVGKTMRQRAAGLRRPVLTMHGGDDRLTAPEGSVWLSESAPDATLKIWKGLYHEIFNEFEKDLVLDEVLSWIDARL